In Xenorhabdus poinarii G6, the following are encoded in one genomic region:
- the rsmE gene encoding 16S rRNA (uracil(1498)-N(3))-methyltransferase, which yields MRIPRIYHPELLSIGTEIYLSDDAANHVGRVLRMSHGQALQLFDGSNQVFEAEIIEANKKRVKVSILEGKFSDHESPLNLHLGQVMSRGEKMEFTIQKSVELGVNTITPLVSERCGVKLDAERLEKKLQQWKKIAISACEQCGRNRIPKIRPIMSLETWCAEDDDSLKLNLHPRASHSINTLPLPVEKVRLLIGPEGGLSAEEIEMTAKHQFTDILLGSRILRTETTALTAITALQVRFGDLG from the coding sequence ATGCGAATACCCCGCATCTACCACCCTGAGCTGCTCTCAATAGGCACTGAAATCTATTTGAGTGATGATGCAGCCAATCATGTTGGTCGCGTACTTAGAATGAGTCACGGGCAAGCATTACAACTCTTCGATGGCAGCAATCAGGTTTTTGAGGCAGAAATCATTGAAGCCAATAAAAAAAGGGTCAAAGTATCTATCCTTGAAGGCAAATTCTCTGATCATGAATCACCATTGAACCTGCATCTGGGGCAAGTGATGTCCCGTGGCGAAAAGATGGAATTTACCATCCAAAAATCCGTTGAACTGGGTGTCAATACGATCACTCCCCTGGTGTCCGAACGTTGTGGTGTAAAACTGGATGCAGAGCGATTAGAAAAAAAATTACAGCAATGGAAAAAGATTGCCATTTCTGCCTGTGAACAGTGCGGGCGTAATCGCATCCCTAAAATTCGTCCCATCATGTCACTTGAAACCTGGTGTGCGGAAGACGATGACAGCCTAAAATTAAATCTGCATCCCCGCGCCAGCCACAGCATCAATACTCTCCCACTCCCGGTGGAAAAAGTGCGCTTGTTGATTGGACCTGAAGGGGGATTGTCTGCCGAAGAAATAGAAATGACGGCAAAACATCAATTTACTGATATCCTGTTAGGGTCTCGTATCCTGAGGACAGAAACTACGGCACTCACCGCAATTACCGCATTGCAGGTCCGTTTCGGTGATCTAGGTTAA
- the lysA gene encoding diaminopimelate decarboxylase: MATSTLPHLLQEYFTSDNRFHLPAQYGTPLWIYDGDSIIRQIKKLKQFDVIRFAQKACSNTHILRLIRAQGVKVDAVSLGEIERALYSGFKPGRAESEIVFTADLIDEATLLRVIELDIPVNVGSIDMLAQIGERQSGHPVWLRINPGFGHGHSQKTNTGGENSKHGIWFEDLPLAIEKIHQYGLKLVGLHMHIGSGVDYQHLSHVCHAMVEQVVLCGEDIQAISAGGGLSIPYQMGEESVDTAHYYSLWHEARQRIEQHVGHHVELEIEPGRFLVAESGILMAEVRAVKSMGNRQYVLVDAGFNDLMRPAMYGSYHHISVLPTSGHKDSERHENLQQTRLQAAPLVETIVAGPLCESGDVFTQLEGGEVAPRWLPPDVRVGDYLIFHDTGAYGASMSSNYNSRPLIPEVLFIEGESRLIRRRQTIEELLALESI; encoded by the coding sequence ATGGCTACATCGACTTTACCCCATCTCTTGCAAGAATATTTCACCTCTGATAATCGGTTTCATTTACCGGCTCAGTATGGAACACCGTTATGGATTTATGATGGCGATAGCATCATCAGACAAATCAAAAAACTAAAACAGTTTGATGTTATTCGATTTGCCCAGAAAGCGTGTTCGAATACCCACATTTTACGCTTGATAAGAGCACAGGGCGTGAAAGTGGACGCGGTATCTTTAGGTGAGATAGAACGGGCACTGTATTCAGGTTTTAAGCCCGGTCGCGCCGAATCGGAAATTGTGTTCACTGCCGATTTGATTGATGAAGCAACATTGTTGCGTGTTATTGAGCTGGATATTCCGGTCAATGTGGGTTCTATTGACATGCTGGCGCAAATTGGTGAACGTCAGTCCGGCCATCCGGTCTGGTTACGCATTAATCCCGGATTTGGGCATGGTCATAGCCAAAAGACGAATACGGGCGGCGAAAATAGCAAACATGGGATCTGGTTTGAGGATCTTCCTCTGGCAATTGAAAAAATTCATCAATATGGCCTGAAATTAGTGGGATTGCATATGCACATTGGTTCAGGTGTGGATTATCAGCATCTCTCCCATGTCTGTCATGCTATGGTGGAGCAGGTTGTGCTGTGTGGGGAAGATATTCAGGCCATTTCAGCAGGCGGTGGGTTATCCATTCCCTATCAAATGGGGGAAGAGTCAGTAGATACCGCACATTATTACAGTTTATGGCATGAGGCGCGTCAGCGTATTGAGCAACATGTGGGGCATCACGTGGAGCTGGAAATTGAACCCGGTCGTTTTCTGGTTGCTGAATCGGGTATCTTGATGGCAGAAGTACGGGCGGTGAAATCGATGGGGAATCGGCAGTATGTGCTGGTAGATGCGGGTTTCAATGATTTAATGCGCCCGGCAATGTATGGCAGTTATCACCATATTTCGGTGTTACCAACAAGTGGCCACAAAGACAGCGAACGTCATGAAAATTTACAGCAAACCCGTTTGCAAGCCGCTCCCTTAGTGGAAACGATTGTTGCAGGGCCATTATGCGAGTCTGGCGATGTCTTTACCCAGCTAGAAGGAGGGGAGGTTGCACCACGTTGGCTGCCACCTGATGTTCGAGTTGGTGATTACCTGATTTTTCACGATACAGGCGCTTATGGTGCATCGATGTCTTCAAATTATAATAGTCGCCCTTTGATCCCTGAAGTTTTGTTTATTGAGGGGGAAAGTCGTTTGATTCGGCGTCGTCAGACAATAGAAGAATTGTTAGCGCTGGAATCCATTTAA
- a CDS encoding LysR family transcriptional regulator, with product MDRVTAAQVFVTIVEQGSLIAAAERLEMSRAMVSRYLAEMEKWAGVRLLHRTTRKIGLTSAGENAYQRSLKLMALAEDMPVQQSLEAQTLKGLLRVSCSQSLAISALAVAIPEFMRIYPQIAVNLQMNNKAVNLVEERIDLAIRITNHLEPNLIARPLSTCHSIVCAAPSYLAGKPIPKKPADLTSHHCLTYNFFGQSLWVFEKQHEHYSVPVSGTLSSNESTVLMEAALQGAGITMQPYYSVSAYLKSGQLVELLPEYQPQVMGIYGIYASRQNMPTTLRVLLDFLVDWFATSPYWQRLIVKC from the coding sequence ATGGATCGGGTCACGGCAGCACAAGTCTTTGTTACGATCGTTGAACAGGGCAGCTTAATTGCAGCGGCAGAACGGTTAGAGATGTCAAGGGCAATGGTATCGCGATATCTGGCTGAGATGGAAAAATGGGCAGGCGTGCGTTTGTTGCATCGTACCACACGTAAAATTGGCCTAACTTCGGCGGGGGAAAACGCTTATCAGCGCAGCCTTAAATTAATGGCGTTAGCAGAAGACATGCCAGTGCAGCAATCGTTGGAAGCTCAAACGTTGAAAGGGTTGTTACGTGTGAGTTGCTCCCAGTCTTTGGCTATCAGTGCGCTGGCGGTGGCTATTCCTGAATTTATGCGGATATACCCACAGATTGCGGTCAATTTGCAAATGAATAATAAAGCGGTCAATTTGGTAGAAGAACGTATTGATTTAGCTATTCGTATTACCAACCACCTGGAACCAAATTTGATCGCCCGTCCGTTATCGACCTGTCATTCCATCGTTTGTGCGGCGCCCTCTTATTTAGCGGGCAAACCGATACCCAAAAAACCGGCGGATTTAACATCACATCACTGTCTGACCTATAACTTTTTCGGGCAAAGTTTATGGGTATTTGAAAAGCAGCATGAACACTATTCAGTTCCTGTCAGCGGGACGTTGAGTTCCAATGAGTCTACGGTATTAATGGAAGCTGCTTTGCAAGGTGCGGGAATTACGATGCAACCTTATTATTCTGTTTCTGCTTATCTGAAGTCAGGGCAGTTGGTTGAATTGCTGCCTGAATATCAACCTCAGGTGATGGGAATCTATGGTATTTATGCCAGTCGCCAGAATATGCCGACGACTTTGCGGGTATTGTTGGATTTTCTGGTGGATTGGTTTGCAACATCACCTTATTGGCAGCGATTAATCGTGAAATGCTGA
- the gshB gene encoding glutathione synthase, with translation MIKLGIVMDPISSINIKKDTSFAMLLAAQKRGWEIHYMEMQDLYLHQGEARARTRLLTVEENPQQWYQFGSEQTIALDTLQVILMRKDPPFDTEYIYATYILERAEVKGSLIVNKPQSLRDCNEKLFTAWFPEWTPDTLVTRNAKNLREFHQKHGDVIFKPLDGMGGASIFRLKHDDANVGVIIETLTDHGSRYCMAQNFLPAIKEGDKRVLVVDGEPVPYCLARIPAQGETRGNLAAGGRGEARPLSESDWAIARAVAPTLKEKGLIFVGLDIIGDRLTEINVTSPTCVREIEAAFPDISITGMLMDAIEKRLGKQAAEKAK, from the coding sequence ATGATCAAGCTCGGCATAGTGATGGATCCCATTTCATCCATCAACATCAAGAAAGACACCAGTTTTGCCATGCTGCTGGCAGCCCAAAAACGCGGGTGGGAAATCCATTATATGGAAATGCAGGATCTCTACCTGCATCAAGGAGAAGCCCGTGCACGCACACGTTTACTCACAGTAGAAGAAAACCCACAACAGTGGTATCAGTTTGGCAGTGAACAAACGATCGCCCTCGATACTTTGCAAGTGATTTTGATGCGCAAAGATCCTCCTTTTGATACTGAGTATATTTATGCGACCTATATTCTGGAAAGAGCTGAAGTCAAAGGTAGCCTGATCGTTAATAAACCCCAAAGCCTGCGCGACTGTAACGAGAAACTGTTTACAGCCTGGTTCCCTGAATGGACACCGGATACGCTCGTCACGCGTAATGCGAAAAATTTGCGTGAGTTCCATCAAAAACACGGGGACGTCATTTTTAAACCCCTGGATGGCATGGGAGGCGCATCTATTTTCCGTTTGAAACACGACGACGCCAATGTAGGCGTGATCATTGAAACACTGACGGATCACGGTAGCCGTTATTGTATGGCGCAAAATTTCCTGCCTGCTATCAAAGAGGGAGATAAACGCGTATTGGTTGTTGATGGCGAGCCTGTACCTTATTGTCTTGCCCGTATCCCGGCTCAGGGAGAAACCCGCGGTAATCTGGCCGCAGGCGGACGTGGAGAAGCCCGCCCATTATCAGAAAGTGATTGGGCAATCGCACGCGCGGTTGCTCCTACCCTAAAAGAGAAAGGGTTAATTTTTGTTGGGCTGGATATCATTGGCGATCGTTTAACTGAGATCAACGTCACCAGCCCAACCTGTGTACGTGAGATAGAAGCCGCATTTCCAGACATTTCCATTACGGGGATGTTGATGGATGCGATCGAAAAACGATTGGGAAAACAGGCAGCAGAAAAGGCCAAATGA
- a CDS encoding MBL fold metallo-hydrolase: protein MARKTTLTIALAAALSLGAASLAQAAALKLDVYNPGENGVFPVSSEIISGDHEVVLIDAQFKKNDAQALVKMIQQTGKKLTTIYISQSDPDFYFGLEAITDAFPDAKVIASPETIKAINETKDGKLAYWGGILADQAPKKIIVPAPLQGNSFTVDGKKLVVEGLDGPAADRTFVWIPELKAVVGGVTVSDNIHVWIADTQTKESRKHWMQTLDRIKSLKPETIVPGHYLGNSSMTLDSVTFTQNYLTTLEKELTKAKDSDALIAAMKKHYPDLADESSLELSAKVLKGKMKWPQ, encoded by the coding sequence ATGGCTCGCAAAACAACCTTAACAATCGCTCTGGCGGCCGCGCTTTCTTTGGGCGCAGCATCACTGGCTCAAGCCGCTGCGCTCAAGTTAGACGTCTACAACCCAGGTGAGAACGGTGTTTTCCCGGTTTCTTCTGAAATTATCAGTGGTGATCATGAAGTTGTGTTGATCGATGCTCAATTTAAGAAAAATGATGCACAAGCACTCGTCAAAATGATCCAGCAAACGGGTAAAAAATTGACAACGATCTACATCAGCCAATCCGATCCTGATTTTTACTTTGGCCTTGAGGCGATCACCGACGCTTTCCCTGATGCCAAAGTGATCGCATCGCCAGAAACCATCAAAGCGATCAATGAAACCAAAGATGGCAAACTGGCTTATTGGGGGGGAATACTGGCCGATCAGGCACCTAAAAAGATCATTGTGCCAGCACCATTACAAGGAAATTCCTTTACTGTTGATGGCAAGAAACTGGTTGTTGAAGGTTTAGATGGCCCTGCTGCGGATCGCACTTTTGTCTGGATTCCTGAACTAAAAGCGGTTGTCGGTGGTGTGACTGTTTCTGACAATATCCATGTGTGGATTGCGGATACCCAGACCAAAGAATCACGCAAACACTGGATGCAAACATTGGATCGCATCAAAAGCCTGAAACCGGAAACCATCGTTCCAGGTCATTATTTAGGAAATTCATCAATGACGTTAGACTCTGTGACTTTTACTCAGAATTATCTGACCACACTGGAAAAAGAATTAACAAAAGCAAAAGATTCTGACGCATTGATCGCAGCGATGAAGAAACACTATCCAGACCTTGCTGATGAATCCAGCCTTGAGTTAAGTGCCAAAGTATTAAAAGGTAAGATGAAATGGCCTCAGTAA
- a CDS encoding type IV pilus twitching motility protein PilT, producing the protein MNMEKWVSLSVKHNASDLHLCVGQFPVLRINGELYPQRQLEEIQASTLFAWSEEILSEEQQRQLQQHGHVDFVLVMSDKQRLRGNLFYQQSHLSLVLRLIADKCPTLEQLYAPDIIRHLILQEVSGLILVTGATGSGKSTTLSAMINVLNSQVCKHIITLEDPIELVHQSRHCLIQQRQIGKDAANYQTALKGALRQDPDVILLGELRDKETIRLALTAAETGHLVLSTLHTRGAIQAVDRLVDVFSAEEKGWICSQLAGSLKAVIAQQLLPAKDGGRVAIYEVLMINQAVSHLIRENKTHQIASLMQTGAAYGMQTYEQSRQHRHLLGLLADGE; encoded by the coding sequence ATGAATATGGAAAAATGGGTGTCCCTTAGTGTAAAGCATAATGCTTCCGATCTGCATCTTTGTGTCGGGCAATTTCCGGTTTTGCGGATTAATGGTGAGTTATACCCACAAAGACAATTGGAGGAAATTCAAGCCAGCACCTTGTTTGCATGGAGCGAGGAAATATTATCGGAAGAACAGCAACGGCAGTTACAGCAGCACGGGCATGTTGATTTTGTGCTGGTCATGTCGGATAAACAGCGACTCAGAGGAAATCTGTTCTATCAACAATCTCATTTGTCGTTGGTATTGCGATTGATTGCCGATAAGTGCCCGACATTGGAACAACTCTATGCGCCTGACATCATCCGGCATCTTATTTTGCAGGAGGTGAGCGGATTAATATTAGTGACAGGAGCGACAGGAAGTGGCAAATCTACCACGCTGTCAGCCATGATTAATGTTTTAAATAGTCAGGTTTGTAAACATATTATCACGCTGGAAGATCCCATCGAGTTGGTTCACCAAAGCCGACATTGTTTGATACAGCAAAGGCAGATTGGTAAAGATGCTGCAAATTATCAAACGGCTCTGAAGGGGGCATTGCGGCAAGATCCTGACGTGATTCTATTGGGGGAATTACGGGATAAAGAGACGATTCGGTTGGCACTGACCGCGGCTGAAACAGGGCACTTGGTTTTGTCGACATTGCATACACGTGGCGCGATCCAGGCGGTAGATCGTTTAGTTGATGTTTTTTCCGCAGAAGAAAAAGGTTGGATCTGTAGCCAGTTAGCCGGCAGCTTAAAGGCAGTGATTGCTCAGCAACTGCTCCCAGCTAAAGACGGGGGGAGGGTAGCGATTTATGAAGTATTGATGATCAATCAGGCTGTTAGCCACTTGATAAGAGAAAATAAAACCCATCAAATAGCCTCATTAATGCAAACAGGTGCTGCTTACGGTATGCAGACTTACGAGCAAAGCCGCCAACACCGTCATTTGTTGGGATTGCTGGCAGATGGTGAGTGA
- the fadE gene encoding acyl-CoA dehydrogenase FadE, translating to MTALSIILFLVLIGGLCYHKVSLTVSSLLLAAYTLVMGMTSLWSYWLLLPLAIVLFPLVFTPIRISLFSAPGLNAFRKVMPNMSTTEKEAINAGTTWWEGDLFRGNPDWQKLHNYPKPQLTAEEQAFIDGPVEEACRMANDFQISHELADLPPELWAYLKENRFFAMIIKKEYGGLEFSAYAQSQVLQKLAGVSGILAITVGVPNSLGPGELLQHYGTDEQKKRYLPGLARGEEIPCFALTSPEAGSDAGAIPDSGVVCMGEWEGEQVLGMRLNWNKRYITLAPISTVLGLAFKLYDPDHLLGDTESLGITCALIPTNTPGVEIGRRHFPLNIPFQNGPTRGKDIFVPIDYIIGGPQMAGQGWRMLVECLSVGRGITLPSNATGGLKSAAMSIGAYSYIRRQFKLPIGKMEGIEEPLARIAGNAYLMDAAATMITGGIMLGEKPAVLSAIVKYHCTHRGQRSIIDAMDIAGGKGICLGPSNFLARGYQGAPIAITVEGANILTRSMIIFGQGAIRCHPYVLAEIAAAENNNVKAFDKALFGHLGHVASNTLRSLWLGITKGRTSGAPVNDATRRYYQQINRLSANLALLSDVSMGVLGGSLKRRERISARLGDILSQIFLASATLKRYEDEGRQKEDLPLVQWGIEDSLHQAEQAINDLLRNFPNRLVAGLMRVIIFPLGRAHTAPSDKLDHKLAQLLQTPSATRSRIGRGQYLIPSEHNPHGLLEEALHDIIAAEPIHARLSREAAKNLSFTRLDKLAEQALAERRITQEEADILKRAENSRLRSINVDEFEPDAFIPNSAKRPESQRKTQAA from the coding sequence ATGACCGCTCTCAGCATTATTTTATTTTTAGTCTTGATCGGCGGGCTTTGTTACCACAAAGTCAGCCTGACTGTCAGTAGCTTGCTGCTTGCTGCCTATACGCTGGTTATGGGTATGACGAGTCTTTGGAGCTACTGGCTGTTGTTACCGTTAGCCATTGTCCTATTTCCTCTTGTCTTTACACCAATACGTATCTCTTTATTTTCTGCACCGGGTTTAAACGCCTTCCGTAAAGTGATGCCAAATATGTCCACGACAGAAAAAGAGGCGATTAATGCAGGGACCACCTGGTGGGAAGGTGACTTGTTCCGTGGTAACCCTGACTGGCAAAAACTGCATAACTATCCAAAACCGCAGTTAACTGCTGAAGAACAAGCCTTTATTGATGGGCCGGTAGAAGAAGCTTGCCGTATGGCAAATGATTTCCAAATCTCGCATGAATTGGCTGACTTACCCCCTGAACTTTGGGCTTATCTGAAAGAAAACCGCTTCTTTGCCATGATCATCAAAAAAGAATACGGTGGTCTGGAATTTTCCGCTTACGCTCAATCTCAGGTACTGCAAAAACTGGCCGGTGTATCCGGTATTCTAGCCATTACGGTCGGTGTACCTAACTCCTTAGGACCAGGTGAATTACTGCAACACTATGGCACTGATGAACAGAAAAAACGTTACTTGCCTGGCCTTGCCCGTGGTGAAGAAATACCTTGCTTTGCCCTGACCAGCCCGGAAGCCGGTTCAGATGCCGGCGCTATCCCTGATAGCGGGGTTGTCTGCATGGGGGAATGGGAAGGTGAACAAGTGCTCGGTATGCGCTTGAATTGGAATAAACGTTACATTACGCTTGCCCCTATTTCTACCGTACTGGGGTTAGCGTTTAAACTCTATGACCCAGACCATCTGCTTGGTGACACTGAATCACTGGGCATTACCTGTGCGTTGATCCCAACGAATACGCCAGGGGTTGAAATTGGTCGCCGCCATTTCCCCCTGAATATCCCATTCCAGAATGGACCGACCCGTGGTAAAGATATTTTTGTTCCTATCGATTACATCATTGGTGGGCCGCAAATGGCGGGTCAGGGCTGGCGTATGCTGGTTGAATGTCTGTCGGTTGGTCGCGGCATTACTCTGCCATCCAACGCAACGGGAGGATTAAAAAGTGCAGCGATGTCAATCGGTGCTTACTCCTATATCCGCCGTCAATTCAAACTGCCTATCGGTAAAATGGAAGGTATTGAAGAACCCTTAGCGCGTATCGCTGGTAACGCTTACCTGATGGATGCCGCCGCAACCATGATTACCGGTGGTATCATGTTGGGGGAAAAACCGGCTGTTTTGTCTGCCATTGTGAAATATCACTGTACGCACCGGGGGCAACGTTCCATCATTGATGCCATGGATATCGCTGGCGGGAAAGGTATCTGTCTTGGCCCATCTAACTTCCTTGCCCGTGGCTACCAGGGTGCCCCCATTGCCATTACCGTTGAGGGTGCAAATATTTTGACGCGTAGCATGATCATCTTTGGTCAGGGTGCTATCCGCTGCCATCCTTATGTCTTGGCTGAAATCGCGGCCGCAGAAAACAACAATGTGAAAGCCTTTGACAAAGCATTGTTCGGTCACTTAGGTCATGTTGCCAGCAACACCCTGCGCAGCTTGTGGCTTGGTATTACCAAAGGCAGAACCAGCGGCGCACCCGTCAATGACGCGACCCGCCGTTATTACCAGCAGATCAATCGCCTGAGTGCTAACCTTGCCCTGCTCTCTGATGTTTCAATGGGCGTATTGGGCGGCAGCCTGAAACGCCGTGAACGTATTTCTGCCCGTCTGGGGGATATCCTGAGTCAAATCTTCCTGGCTTCTGCTACGTTGAAGCGTTATGAAGATGAAGGACGTCAGAAAGAAGATTTACCTTTAGTACAATGGGGCATCGAAGATAGTCTGCATCAGGCCGAGCAAGCGATAAATGATTTGTTGCGCAATTTCCCTAACCGTTTGGTCGCCGGTTTAATGCGTGTCATTATCTTCCCGTTAGGCCGTGCACATACCGCCCCATCTGATAAATTGGATCACAAACTGGCTCAGCTATTACAGACACCTTCCGCTACCCGTAGCCGGATTGGACGAGGGCAATATCTGATCCCAAGCGAACACAATCCGCACGGATTACTGGAAGAAGCCTTGCACGATATTATTGCAGCCGAGCCAATCCATGCCCGTTTAAGCCGCGAAGCCGCTAAAAACCTGAGCTTCACGCGCTTGGATAAATTAGCGGAACAAGCACTGGCAGAGCGCCGAATCACTCAGGAAGAAGCCGATATCCTGAAACGTGCTGAAAACAGTCGGCTGCGCTCAATCAATGTTGATGAATTTGAGCCGGACGCATTTATTCCAAACTCAGCAAAACGACCTGAAAGCCAGCGTAAAACTCAAGCCGCCTGA
- a CDS encoding YqgE/AlgH family protein, with protein sequence MNLQHHFLIAMPSLSDPYFNRSVVYLCEHDQNGAMGLIINKPIAQVSIQSILQKLDITPEDRDNTIDLDQPVMAGGPLSEEHGFILHTPQSGFSSSIQISEHTMITTSKDMLEALGTTRQPKNVLMTLGYSSWETGQLEKEIMENSWLTVCAEPSIIFDTPIANRWHEAASLLGINIYNLASQAGHA encoded by the coding sequence ATGAATCTACAGCACCATTTTCTTATTGCCATGCCTTCGCTCTCTGATCCTTATTTCAATCGTTCTGTAGTTTATCTCTGCGAACATGATCAAAACGGGGCAATGGGGTTAATTATCAATAAGCCAATAGCGCAAGTCTCTATCCAAAGTATCTTGCAAAAATTAGATATCACCCCGGAAGACAGGGACAACACCATCGATCTTGATCAACCTGTGATGGCGGGAGGCCCCCTCTCAGAAGAGCACGGCTTTATTTTGCATACGCCTCAATCCGGTTTCAGCTCCAGTATCCAGATCTCTGAACACACCATGATCACCACATCCAAAGATATGCTGGAAGCGCTGGGAACCACACGCCAACCCAAAAATGTTTTAATGACCCTTGGGTATTCAAGCTGGGAAACTGGCCAGTTGGAAAAGGAAATTATGGAAAACAGTTGGCTCACGGTCTGTGCTGAACCTTCTATTATTTTTGATACCCCCATTGCCAATCGCTGGCATGAAGCGGCTTCTTTACTGGGAATTAATATTTACAATCTCGCCTCGCAAGCAGGACATGCCTGA
- the ruvX gene encoding Holliday junction resolvase RuvX, with product MKNRTIIAFDFGTHSIGAAIGQEITGTARALSAFKANEGSPNWVLIEKLLQEWQPDLVIVGLPLNMDGTEQPVTAQARKFANRIHGRFGVPVELHDERLTTVEARSHLFDHGGFKALNKGRVDSVSAVIILESWFEQQY from the coding sequence ATGAAAAATCGCACAATCATTGCCTTTGATTTTGGAACACACAGTATCGGGGCAGCCATCGGGCAAGAAATTACAGGTACAGCCAGAGCCTTATCTGCGTTCAAAGCCAATGAGGGTTCGCCCAATTGGGTACTCATTGAGAAACTACTCCAAGAGTGGCAACCGGATCTGGTGATTGTTGGTCTGCCTCTCAACATGGATGGAACAGAACAGCCGGTCACTGCACAGGCGCGTAAATTTGCCAATCGCATACATGGGCGTTTCGGCGTACCGGTTGAACTACATGATGAAAGGTTGACCACGGTGGAAGCGCGTTCTCATCTGTTTGATCATGGTGGTTTCAAGGCGCTGAATAAAGGCAGGGTAGATTCCGTCTCTGCGGTTATTATTCTGGAAAGCTGGTTTGAACAGCAATATTGA
- a CDS encoding LysR family transcriptional regulator yields MRSCSWRHIEIFHAVMTTKNLTDAALLLKTSQPTVSRELARLEQLLKFKLFDRIKGRLFPTAQGLRLFEEVQRSYYGLERIINAADSIRQFEQAQLSITCLPMFSQSLLPKTCRSFIECYPEAKLTIIPQESPLLEEWLSAQRYDIGLTEHLQPLAGTEQETLITLNEVCVLPANHPLSQKSQLTPVDFHNQKFISLSITDSYRQLIDTIFTEHQVSRNLVMETHSSASICTMVHEGIGVSIVNPLTALDYLNNHSEICIRPFSIDIPFTVSLIRPVHRPSSEPVDVFITHLKQQIARFPEKLLSAFHD; encoded by the coding sequence ATGCGATCCTGCTCATGGCGACACATAGAAATTTTTCATGCTGTAATGACCACCAAGAATCTGACTGATGCGGCATTATTACTCAAAACGTCTCAGCCCACAGTCAGTCGTGAACTTGCTCGTCTTGAACAATTACTAAAATTTAAATTATTTGATCGCATCAAAGGCCGTCTGTTTCCTACCGCGCAAGGATTACGGCTATTCGAAGAAGTTCAACGTTCTTATTACGGGCTGGAAAGAATAATCAATGCGGCTGATAGCATCCGACAATTTGAACAGGCGCAGTTATCCATTACCTGCCTGCCAATGTTTTCCCAATCTCTGCTGCCAAAAACCTGTCGTAGCTTTATTGAATGTTATCCTGAGGCTAAACTGACCATCATCCCGCAAGAGTCTCCCCTGTTGGAAGAATGGCTTTCCGCGCAACGCTACGATATTGGTTTAACCGAACACTTACAGCCCCTGGCAGGCACCGAACAAGAAACCTTGATCACCTTAAATGAAGTGTGTGTATTACCCGCCAACCACCCACTCAGTCAAAAATCACAACTGACGCCTGTCGATTTTCACAACCAAAAATTTATCAGTCTGTCGATCACTGACAGTTATAGACAACTCATTGATACTATCTTTACTGAGCATCAAGTCAGTCGCAACCTGGTCATGGAAACACACAGTTCAGCTTCAATTTGCACCATGGTTCACGAAGGCATCGGCGTGTCCATCGTCAACCCACTAACGGCGCTGGATTATTTGAACAATCATTCCGAGATCTGCATTCGCCCATTCAGCATCGATATTCCATTCACCGTAAGTTTAATCAGGCCCGTACATCGGCCCTCCTCAGAACCCGTTGACGTTTTCATTACTCATTTAAAACAGCAAATTGCCCGATTTCCCGAAAAATTGCTCTCAGCATTTCACGATTAA
- a CDS encoding prepilin peptidase, with protein sequence MLFITKFDAISMNVDFVIIIFLCSALLLLMIVDIKTYCLPDIITLPLLWIGLLLNVDGHFVSIRSAIYGAISGYLFLWFLYWLCRYTLNKEGIGYGDLKLTAAIGAWLGVEMIPLLMLMASLSGLFGFTMMSLKRKSFPEFIAFGPYLCLSAMVLIGYNFAKENWIN encoded by the coding sequence ATGTTATTTATAACGAAATTTGACGCTATTTCAATGAATGTGGATTTTGTAATAATTATATTTTTATGCAGTGCCTTATTGTTATTAATGATTGTTGACATAAAAACATATTGTTTGCCGGACATTATTACGTTGCCTTTATTATGGATTGGGCTTTTATTGAATGTTGATGGTCATTTTGTTTCAATCAGAAGTGCAATATATGGCGCCATATCAGGGTATCTTTTTTTATGGTTTTTATATTGGTTATGTCGATATACTTTAAATAAGGAGGGAATAGGTTATGGTGATCTTAAATTAACTGCAGCCATTGGTGCATGGTTAGGGGTAGAAATGATACCACTATTGATGTTGATGGCCTCATTATCTGGGCTGTTTGGGTTTACGATGATGAGTCTAAAAAGAAAGTCTTTTCCTGAGTTCATTGCATTTGGCCCTTATTTATGCTTGTCGGCAATGGTATTAATCGGGTATAACTTTGCTAAGGAGAATTGGATCAATTGA